One Colius striatus isolate bColStr4 chromosome 10, bColStr4.1.hap1, whole genome shotgun sequence genomic region harbors:
- the LEPROT gene encoding leptin receptor gene-related protein, translating to MWYRRGEAGGRQAEVAGRHLSWASLGAAVMAGVKALVALSFSGAIGLTFLMLGCALEYYGVYWPLFVLIFYFICPIPHFIAKRVSDDSDAASSACRELAYFFTTGIVVSAFGFPIILARVEAIKWGACGLVLAGNAVIFLTILGFFLVFGRGDDFSWEQW from the exons ATGTGGTACAGGAGGGGCGAGGCCGGCGGCCGCCAGGCGGAAGTCGCCGGTCGCCACCTCAGCTGGGCGTCGCTGGGAGCTGCGGTCATGGCGGGCGTCAAAG CTCTCGTGGCCCTCTCCTTCAGCGGAGCCATCGGGCTGACGTTCCTCATGCTGGGCTGCGCCCTGGAGTACTACGG tgTGTACTGGCCTCTCTTTGTCTTGATATTCTACTTCATCTGCCCCATTCCCCACTTCATTGCAAAAAGAGTCAGTGATGACAGCGATGCAGCCAGCAGTGCCTGCAGGGAGTTGGCGTATTTCTTCACAACTGGGATCGTTGTGTCTGCCTTTGGGTTCCCAATAATCCTTGCACGGGTTGAAGCG ATCAAATGGGGAGCCTGTGGTCTGGTGCTGGCTGGCAATGCAGTCATTTTCCTTACTATTTTAggcttttttcttgtgtttggtAGAGGAGATGACTTTAGCTGGGAGCAGTGGTAG